A genomic segment from Chloroflexota bacterium encodes:
- the pheA gene encoding prephenate dehydratase has product MSNRGVRGAITVDHNTSEAILQETRRLLALMIQLNEIKPGDVASVIFTTTRDLTAEYPALAARQLGWLDAPLLCGHEMDVPGGLPRCVRVLIDWNTERAADEIVHVYLRGARNLRPDKATLPPVDMQSLESWIEDKVDTWRGQQSAKKETRMKVIAFQGEPGAYSEQAIRQHFGDTVVSLPCRSFEGIFAAVDSGEADFGALPVENSLAGSINRAYDLLLEHDLRVWGEILLPVRHNLMAPSGSTLDSITTVRSHPQALAQCERWLTQRGLQAVTWYDTAGSAKELAANPEAGVAAIASRLAAETYGLEILAEGIEDLSFNVTRFFLIGKGDPPVTGEAKTSLVFAVSHEPGSLYACMGEFATRGINLTKLESRPRRNRPWHYVFYLDFEGHWQDPACQQALVGLLSRAAFVKLLGSYPAATKIDENGDTGQSELLQI; this is encoded by the coding sequence ATGTCCAATCGAGGCGTTCGCGGCGCCATAACTGTCGACCATAATACGTCTGAGGCTATTTTGCAGGAGACCCGTCGCCTGCTGGCGCTCATGATTCAACTCAACGAGATCAAGCCAGGAGATGTGGCAAGCGTCATCTTCACCACGACCCGGGACCTGACGGCCGAATATCCTGCCCTGGCAGCCCGTCAGCTAGGCTGGTTGGACGCGCCCTTGCTTTGCGGGCATGAAATGGATGTGCCGGGTGGCCTTCCACGCTGTGTGAGGGTGCTGATTGACTGGAATACCGAGCGTGCCGCCGACGAGATCGTGCACGTCTACCTGCGTGGCGCACGCAATCTTCGACCGGATAAAGCTACCTTGCCGCCGGTAGATATGCAGTCACTTGAGTCCTGGATCGAGGACAAGGTTGATACCTGGCGCGGCCAGCAATCGGCCAAAAAGGAGACCCGCATGAAAGTTATCGCCTTCCAGGGTGAACCTGGCGCCTATTCGGAGCAAGCCATCCGCCAACATTTCGGGGATACGGTCGTTTCATTGCCCTGCCGCTCCTTTGAGGGAATCTTTGCAGCGGTAGATTCGGGTGAAGCCGATTTCGGTGCTCTGCCTGTAGAGAATTCGCTGGCAGGATCGATCAACCGGGCCTATGATCTGTTGCTGGAGCATGATTTGAGGGTCTGGGGCGAGATTTTGCTTCCCGTCCGCCATAACCTGATGGCCCCATCGGGAAGCACACTGGACAGCATCACTACCGTTCGCTCCCATCCCCAGGCCCTGGCGCAGTGCGAACGCTGGCTCACCCAACGTGGTCTCCAGGCGGTTACCTGGTACGATACGGCTGGAAGCGCCAAGGAGTTGGCAGCCAATCCGGAAGCCGGCGTAGCTGCCATTGCCAGTCGCCTGGCCGCTGAGACCTACGGGTTGGAGATTCTGGCCGAAGGTATCGAAGATCTGAGCTTCAACGTTACCCGCTTTTTCCTCATCGGCAAGGGGGATCCTCCCGTGACGGGCGAGGCGAAGACCTCGTTGGTTTTCGCCGTTTCCCACGAGCCGGGCTCACTATATGCGTGCATGGGTGAATTTGCTACCAGGGGCATCAACCTGACCAAGCTGGAAAGCCGTCCCCGGCGAAATCGACCATGGCATTACGTTTTTTACCTGGATTTTGAGGGCCATTGGCAGGATCCCGCATGCCAGCAAGCATTGGTGGGATTGTTGTCTCGGGCCGCGTTTGTGAAATTGCTTGGTTCATACCCCGCCGCAACAAAGATCGATGAAAACGGCGACACGGGGCAGAGCGAGCTGCTGCAGATATAA
- a CDS encoding NYN domain-containing protein yields MLVVIDGHNLIGVIPDIDLADPDDEWQLVQRLRSYCAATKQRLTVVFDPGEGSSPGWALSSQRVQVRFAAPGQEADALILQIVGHHRTSSTITVVTNDRALSNLVRAAGGQVRSASEFARHLLPSSARSTPVDDPIDPRDPAFADIFDNFVAADKDAARFGTEHTLDPAPWIEQLYGDDVGDARTAARWLGRFGHQNALEPLLDALTHSHRDVRAAALLALGILGDKQAVAATTDRLIHDRSAMVREAAAQSLARLGGQEAEAALRAARSDPKGKVRKAASTGLVQIKARKQG; encoded by the coding sequence ATGCTTGTTGTGATCGATGGACACAACCTGATTGGCGTTATTCCCGATATCGACCTGGCTGATCCCGACGACGAATGGCAATTGGTTCAACGGCTGCGCAGCTATTGTGCTGCTACGAAGCAACGGCTTACCGTTGTTTTTGATCCTGGCGAAGGTTCTTCGCCAGGCTGGGCCCTTTCCAGCCAGCGTGTGCAAGTACGCTTCGCCGCACCGGGCCAGGAGGCAGATGCCCTCATCCTACAGATTGTTGGCCACCATAGAACCTCGTCCACAATAACGGTTGTCACCAACGACAGAGCGCTGTCCAATCTGGTCAGAGCCGCCGGAGGACAGGTCCGCTCGGCCAGCGAATTTGCCCGTCACTTGCTTCCTTCCAGTGCTCGCTCCACACCGGTCGACGATCCAATCGATCCCCGCGACCCAGCTTTCGCCGACATCTTCGACAACTTTGTCGCTGCGGACAAGGATGCTGCCCGTTTCGGCACGGAACACACGCTGGACCCGGCGCCCTGGATAGAACAGTTGTACGGCGATGATGTTGGCGACGCCCGGACGGCAGCCCGCTGGCTAGGTCGTTTCGGCCATCAAAACGCCCTTGAACCGCTGCTCGACGCTCTGACCCACAGCCACCGTGATGTGCGGGCTGCAGCGCTCCTGGCACTGGGTATCCTGGGTGACAAGCAAGCTGTCGCTGCCACAACCGATCGTTTGATCCATGATCGATCCGCCATGGTGCGGGAGGCCGCAGCCCAGAGTCTGGCTCGTCTTGGAGGCCAGGAGGCAGAAGCGGCCCTGCGGGCGGCGAGATCCGATCCCAAAGGAAAAGTGCGAAAGGCAGCCTCGACGGGATTGGTGCAAATCAAGGCCCGCAAGCAGGGCTAA
- the aroA gene encoding 3-phosphoshikimate 1-carboxyvinyltransferase yields the protein MNLIIHPPEKLRGTVRMPGDKSISHRAAIFAALAEGTSTIYNFLPGGDCQATLACLRALGVAIEEPAPATVKIEGVGLRGLQEPAVCLDCANSGTSMRLLAGVLAGQPFMSILDGSEQLRRRPMGRITQPLQQMAATVLGRQNATLAPLAFRGGGLHQIDYTMPVASAQVKSAILLAGLFADGLTVVREPGPARDHTERLLRVMGGPVHVYGSVISIERPRTALTSVEMTVPGDISSAAFLIAAALITPGAQITVAGVGVNPRRTGILEIFREMGADLEISNERQDHGEPVADVTARHGQLRGIEIGGDLIVRAIDELPIVAVAATQAHGRTLIRDAAELRIKETDRIATIVSQLRRLGATIEEQPDGFIVDGPTQLGGAPVHSHGDHRLAMALAVAGLVASGPVLVEDAGCIADSYPGFERALTKLGVEVEVHS from the coding sequence ATGAACTTGATCATTCATCCACCTGAGAAACTCCGGGGCACAGTGCGGATGCCCGGCGATAAGTCGATTTCCCACCGGGCTGCCATCTTCGCTGCCCTGGCAGAAGGAACAAGTACCATCTACAATTTTCTGCCCGGTGGCGACTGCCAGGCAACGTTGGCCTGCCTGCGGGCGTTGGGCGTTGCTATCGAGGAGCCCGCACCTGCCACGGTGAAAATCGAAGGAGTGGGGCTGCGTGGTTTGCAGGAACCGGCCGTATGTCTGGACTGTGCGAACTCCGGAACCAGTATGCGCCTGCTGGCAGGGGTACTGGCGGGACAGCCATTCATGAGTATTCTGGATGGCAGTGAGCAGCTTCGAAGGCGGCCTATGGGCCGCATAACGCAGCCTCTTCAGCAGATGGCAGCCACGGTGTTGGGAAGGCAGAATGCCACGTTGGCGCCGTTGGCCTTCCGCGGTGGCGGCCTTCATCAAATCGATTACACGATGCCGGTGGCAAGTGCCCAGGTGAAATCTGCAATTTTGCTGGCGGGGTTATTCGCCGATGGCCTGACGGTGGTTCGGGAACCAGGTCCAGCCCGCGACCACACCGAGCGACTGTTGCGAGTCATGGGCGGGCCGGTGCATGTTTACGGTTCGGTGATCAGCATCGAGCGGCCGCGCACAGCTTTAACTTCGGTGGAGATGACTGTTCCAGGAGATATCTCTTCCGCGGCTTTTCTGATAGCAGCCGCGCTGATCACCCCTGGTGCCCAGATCACTGTCGCCGGCGTCGGCGTCAACCCGCGCCGTACCGGAATCCTGGAGATCTTTCGTGAGATGGGCGCCGATTTGGAAATTTCGAACGAGCGCCAGGATCATGGCGAACCGGTTGCCGACGTTACGGCGCGGCATGGTCAACTGCGCGGGATCGAAATCGGTGGTGACCTGATCGTTCGGGCGATCGACGAGCTTCCTATTGTAGCAGTTGCTGCGACCCAGGCCCATGGTCGGACCCTGATCCGGGATGCCGCCGAGCTGCGGATCAAGGAGACCGATCGAATCGCCACCATCGTATCGCAATTGCGCCGCCTGGGCGCCACCATCGAGGAGCAGCCCGATGGGTTTATCGTGGATGGCCCGACCCAGCTTGGTGGTGCGCCGGTGCATAGCCATGGCGATCACCGCCTGGCCATGGCGCTTGCCGTTGCTGGCCTGGTAGCATCCGGACCTGTGTTGGTAGAGGACGCAGGGTGCATTGCTGACAGCTATCCGGGATTCGAACGCGCGCTGACCAAGCTGGGCGTTGAGGTCGAAGTTCACTCATGA
- the aroF gene encoding 3-deoxy-7-phosphoheptulonate synthase: MIVVMKQGSTAAEIGAVIAKVEDLGLYPHPIYGETRTVVAVVGLVGDLDENVFQMLPGVRTVTRIGHSFKLASRQTQEDDTTIQFNGTSVGGKKVVVMAGPCAVEDRVQLMETAHAVKEAGATLLRGGAFKPRTSPYSFQGLGLAGLELLAEAREATGLRIVTEVMTPDAVAMVGRYADVLQIGARNMQNYGLLKAVGQSQRPVLLKRGMMSTVQELLMSAEYILAQGNYRVMLCERGIRTFEPMTRNTFDLNAVPLLKQLSHLPVIADPSHGTGRWDLVAPMAKAAVACGADGIIVEVHPNPDQAVSDGPQSLKPARFARMMEELRLVAESVGRTL; encoded by the coding sequence ATGATTGTTGTTATGAAACAGGGCTCAACAGCTGCCGAGATTGGAGCAGTCATCGCCAAGGTAGAGGACTTGGGCCTGTATCCTCATCCAATCTATGGCGAAACCCGTACCGTGGTGGCTGTGGTCGGCCTTGTGGGCGACCTTGACGAAAACGTGTTTCAGATGTTGCCAGGGGTGCGTACAGTTACCCGCATTGGCCACTCCTTCAAGTTGGCAAGCCGCCAGACCCAGGAAGATGATACCACCATCCAGTTCAACGGCACATCAGTGGGCGGCAAGAAGGTGGTTGTGATGGCTGGGCCGTGCGCCGTTGAGGATCGGGTCCAACTGATGGAAACGGCTCATGCGGTCAAGGAGGCCGGAGCAACCTTGCTTCGAGGCGGCGCCTTCAAGCCGCGCACCTCGCCCTACTCCTTTCAGGGATTGGGCCTGGCGGGCCTGGAATTGCTGGCAGAAGCCCGGGAGGCAACAGGCCTGAGGATCGTCACCGAAGTGATGACTCCAGATGCAGTAGCAATGGTAGGCCGCTATGCCGATGTCCTTCAGATTGGGGCCCGCAACATGCAGAACTATGGCTTGCTCAAGGCAGTGGGGCAGTCTCAGCGGCCTGTCTTGCTCAAACGAGGCATGATGAGTACCGTCCAGGAACTGCTCATGTCTGCCGAGTACATTCTGGCCCAGGGCAACTACCGGGTGATGTTATGCGAACGGGGCATTCGTACCTTTGAGCCCATGACTCGAAATACCTTTGATTTGAACGCTGTGCCATTGCTGAAACAACTCAGCCATCTTCCTGTGATCGCTGACCCGAGCCACGGCACGGGGCGCTGGGACCTGGTAGCACCCATGGCCAAGGCGGCTGTTGCCTGTGGCGCTGATGGTATTATTGTCGAGGTTCATCCCAATCCGGACCAGGCGGTTTCCGACGGTCCTCAGAGTCTCAAACCAGCGCGGTTTGCCAGGATGATGGAAGAACTGCGTTTAGTCGCGGAGTCCGTCGGCCGGACGCTATAG
- a CDS encoding RNA methyltransferase produces the protein MTLFGRYRPIVGDWAAFQEALRRPLPTCIWTNTLRITPDRLAALLAQAGIQVEPLPWYPSAFKLAPDVLENTQSIARDFRPGRRWEFLAGLYHVQEEVSLLPVVLMDPQPGERVLDLCAAPGNKTAQAAVTMANRGTVVANDRSFLRMRATRQVLERLGLVTVSTVTSNGASFPGEAGLFDRILVDVPCTSEGTSRKKPAILDETGADRFRARSGIQRALLRRAVALCRPGGRIVYSTCTYAPEENEAVVDALLQESMTAEEGPLLRLLPARITGFHSSDGLTEWNGLRFHHSLQHTMRVWPHQNNSGGFFVALLEKEGVPAEPQDMASAMAADEEDSSPWLALLEERFGIPSTAFAGYRVLRRSRDGITVTSGDHQAPDRPKPDATGLFFMRTHMRYPKLTTGAAMLFGPAATRNVIELDEEQVQAYLARQTIAVSEAQSQRCTDTGYVLVRHQDAVLGVGLYFAQGTGMGGHVRSLYPKAWSPFL, from the coding sequence ATGACGCTTTTTGGTCGCTATCGGCCCATCGTTGGCGATTGGGCCGCTTTCCAGGAGGCGTTGCGGCGCCCACTTCCCACCTGCATTTGGACCAATACGCTACGCATCACTCCCGATCGGCTGGCCGCACTTTTGGCACAGGCGGGCATCCAGGTGGAACCCCTTCCCTGGTACCCCAGTGCTTTCAAGCTGGCGCCGGATGTCCTGGAGAACACCCAATCAATAGCCAGGGATTTCAGGCCTGGTCGCCGCTGGGAGTTCCTGGCTGGACTTTACCATGTCCAGGAGGAGGTATCCTTGTTGCCCGTCGTGCTCATGGATCCACAACCTGGCGAACGGGTATTGGATCTGTGCGCGGCGCCAGGCAACAAGACAGCCCAGGCGGCGGTCACGATGGCCAATCGAGGCACGGTTGTTGCCAATGACCGCAGCTTCCTTCGCATGCGGGCGACTCGACAGGTCCTGGAGCGATTAGGTTTGGTCACTGTTTCCACGGTGACCTCCAATGGTGCCAGCTTTCCTGGCGAAGCTGGTCTGTTCGATCGTATCCTGGTCGATGTTCCTTGCACCTCTGAAGGCACCTCTCGCAAGAAACCGGCGATCCTGGATGAGACCGGTGCAGACCGCTTTCGCGCCAGGAGTGGCATTCAACGGGCCCTGTTGCGCCGGGCTGTTGCGCTATGCAGGCCTGGTGGGCGCATCGTCTATTCAACCTGCACCTATGCCCCCGAGGAAAACGAGGCCGTTGTCGATGCCCTTCTGCAGGAGTCGATGACCGCTGAAGAAGGCCCGTTGCTCCGCTTGTTGCCAGCCCGCATTACTGGCTTCCACAGCTCGGACGGCCTCACAGAGTGGAACGGGTTACGCTTCCACCATTCCCTGCAGCATACCATGCGAGTCTGGCCGCACCAGAATAACAGTGGCGGTTTTTTCGTTGCTCTGTTGGAAAAAGAGGGTGTCCCAGCCGAACCTCAGGATATGGCATCAGCCATGGCAGCAGATGAAGAGGATAGCTCTCCCTGGCTGGCGTTGTTGGAGGAACGATTTGGGATCCCTTCAACAGCCTTCGCTGGCTACCGGGTTTTGCGGCGCAGCCGGGATGGTATCACGGTGACAAGCGGCGATCATCAGGCACCTGATCGACCAAAGCCCGATGCTACAGGGCTCTTTTTCATGCGCACTCACATGAGATATCCCAAGCTGACAACCGGGGCCGCAATGTTGTTTGGACCGGCTGCTACCCGCAATGTCATCGAACTGGATGAGGAACAGGTCCAGGCATACCTTGCCCGGCAAACTATCGCTGTTTCTGAAGCCCAGAGCCAACGCTGTACAGATACCGGGTACGTGCTTGTGCGCCACCAGGATGCGGTCCTGGGGGTCGGACTCTACTTTGCCCAGGGGACCGGGATGGGTGGCCATGTGCGCAGCCTCTACCCCAAAGCCTGGAGTCCTTTTTTGTGA
- the aroC gene encoding chorismate synthase: MLRFLTAGESHGPALVAILEGMPAGLSLSSDDLALDLVRRQKAYGAGGRMKIERDRAMILSGVMAGHTTGAPIALLLENRDYEKWRDRDIEPLSTPRPGHADLTGAIKYGYRELRLALERASARETAARVAVGGVCKALLAQFDIRVSSYVTAIGGVEVDWQRMASLVYQDRFLVAERNDLRCPDQEVLPAMRERVRICMQDKDTVGGTFEVVSLGLPPGLGSHVHYDRRLSGRLMGAVGSIQAIKGVEIGPAFENATLPGTQVHDEIFIDEATGELIRESNRAGGLEGGITTGQPLLVRAAMKPISTTLSPLRSVNLATGESELSRYERSDFNAVPRAAVVGEAMVAFVLADVLLEKLGGDSLDDLRTRFESLRRNRLSDLPMDDVPWQFGFEQ, translated from the coding sequence ATGCTACGATTCTTAACTGCTGGTGAATCACATGGCCCGGCACTGGTAGCCATCCTGGAGGGTATGCCCGCAGGACTCTCCTTGTCTTCGGACGACCTTGCACTCGATCTGGTCCGCCGCCAGAAGGCCTATGGCGCGGGCGGGCGGATGAAAATCGAACGAGACCGGGCCATGATACTCTCTGGCGTCATGGCAGGGCACACGACTGGTGCCCCGATCGCCCTGTTACTGGAAAATCGGGACTATGAAAAATGGCGTGACCGCGACATCGAGCCATTGTCCACGCCCCGTCCCGGTCACGCAGACCTGACGGGCGCAATCAAGTATGGGTACCGGGAACTCCGGCTGGCCCTGGAACGCGCCAGCGCTCGGGAAACCGCGGCGCGCGTGGCGGTCGGGGGAGTATGCAAGGCTCTTTTGGCCCAGTTCGATATTCGGGTTAGCAGCTACGTCACGGCGATTGGCGGGGTCGAGGTGGATTGGCAGCGCATGGCAAGTCTTGTTTACCAGGACCGCTTTCTAGTGGCCGAGAGGAATGATCTGCGGTGTCCCGACCAAGAGGTTCTTCCGGCCATGCGTGAGCGGGTTCGGATATGCATGCAGGACAAGGACACGGTGGGCGGCACTTTTGAGGTCGTGTCGCTGGGTTTGCCGCCAGGGCTTGGTAGCCATGTTCACTACGATCGGCGTCTCAGTGGGCGGCTGATGGGAGCTGTGGGTTCGATTCAGGCCATCAAGGGCGTTGAAATTGGTCCCGCCTTTGAGAACGCTACTCTGCCGGGCACCCAGGTCCACGACGAGATCTTTATCGACGAGGCGACAGGTGAACTGATACGGGAGAGCAATCGGGCGGGAGGGTTGGAGGGTGGCATCACAACCGGGCAGCCCCTGCTGGTTCGCGCCGCTATGAAACCGATCTCCACCACGCTGAGCCCTCTGCGCAGCGTCAACCTGGCTACCGGAGAATCCGAGCTTTCTCGCTACGAGCGCAGCGATTTCAACGCCGTGCCGCGCGCTGCCGTGGTTGGTGAGGCGATGGTGGCCTTCGTGCTGGCTGATGTACTGCTGGAGAAGTTGGGTGGTGACAGCCTGGATGATCTGCGAACCCGGTTCGAGTCGCTGCGACGCAATCGGCTGAGCGATCTGCCCATGGATGATGTGCCGTGGCAGTTTGGCTTTGAGCAGTAA
- the aroF gene encoding 3-deoxy-7-phosphoheptulonate synthase, which produces MIIVMKSGASAADLDRVTNRVSDLGFQVHLSQGAERTIIGVIGDERHLESANFEVMDGVEKTVTILQPFKLASRDFRPEDTVISLNGVQIGGKELAIIAGPCSVENRSQLLETAHAVKEAGATLLRGGAYKPRTSPYSFQGLGLKGLEILAEAREETGLHIVTEVMSPDKVPLVAEYADVLQIGARNMQNYPLLHAVGKTQKPILLKRGMMSTIQELLMAAEYILSDGNFKVMLCERGIRTFETFTRNTTDINAIPALKSLSHLPVIGDPSHSTGRWSLVEPVARALVAAGADGLIVEVHIDPENALSDGAQSLKPERFAALVESLKPIAAAVGREL; this is translated from the coding sequence ATGATCATCGTAATGAAGTCAGGTGCATCCGCTGCCGACCTCGATCGGGTAACCAATCGGGTTTCCGATCTGGGTTTCCAGGTACATCTGAGCCAGGGTGCCGAACGGACAATCATCGGTGTCATTGGTGATGAGCGTCACCTGGAATCTGCTAACTTCGAGGTGATGGACGGTGTCGAAAAGACGGTCACCATTCTTCAACCATTCAAATTGGCCAGTCGTGACTTTCGCCCCGAAGACACGGTGATCTCCCTGAATGGAGTGCAGATCGGCGGCAAGGAGCTGGCCATCATTGCAGGCCCATGCAGCGTGGAAAACCGCAGTCAGCTTCTGGAAACAGCCCATGCCGTCAAGGAGGCCGGGGCTACCCTGCTGCGCGGCGGCGCGTATAAGCCGCGTACCTCTCCTTACTCCTTCCAGGGTCTGGGATTAAAGGGCCTGGAGATACTGGCGGAGGCCAGGGAGGAGACTGGCCTTCACATCGTTACCGAGGTCATGTCGCCTGACAAGGTGCCCCTGGTGGCGGAGTACGCTGATGTGCTACAGATAGGCGCGCGCAACATGCAGAACTATCCGCTGCTTCATGCCGTGGGCAAGACCCAGAAACCGATCCTGCTCAAGCGGGGCATGATGAGCACCATCCAGGAATTGTTGATGGCCGCGGAGTATATTCTCTCCGACGGCAACTTCAAGGTCATGCTCTGCGAACGGGGTATCCGGACCTTCGAAACGTTCACCCGCAACACGACCGACATCAACGCCATTCCAGCGCTCAAATCCCTGAGCCATCTGCCTGTCATCGGCGATCCCAGCCACAGTACCGGCAGGTGGAGCCTGGTGGAGCCTGTGGCGCGTGCATTGGTGGCAGCCGGGGCCGATGGTCTCATCGTCGAGGTACACATTGATCCTGAGAACGCGCTTTCAGATGGCGCCCAGAGTCTCAAGCCGGAGCGCTTTGCTGCACTCGTCGAAAGCTTGAAGCCCATTGCCGCAGCGGTCGGACGCGAATTATAG
- a CDS encoding shikimate dehydrogenase gives MLSESKDIDRSRRVGLLGWPVGHSVSPAMHNAAFLAMGLAWHYQALPVHPDQLGERLAELVDSGFRGTNVTVPHKQAVVALIDEISHAARVIGAVNTVIVGPDGYLSGDNTDWQGFLHPLDGHGFDLAGKQVVLLGAGGSARAVCYALARRKVASITIWNRKAGRAEQLAVHCHSFFPEVTVAFGTDLATLPVSEADMVVNTTPVGMWPKDGETAWPSDEPLPAEALFYDLVYRPQRTLFLQQAERAGCATQDGLDMLVAQGAISIELWTGQSPPMDIMAAAALAALKK, from the coding sequence ATGTTATCTGAATCAAAGGATATAGATCGCTCTCGGCGGGTCGGCCTTCTGGGCTGGCCGGTGGGCCACAGCGTCAGTCCCGCCATGCACAATGCGGCCTTCCTGGCCATGGGGCTGGCCTGGCACTACCAGGCGTTGCCCGTGCATCCCGATCAATTGGGCGAAAGGTTGGCTGAACTTGTCGATAGCGGCTTCCGGGGCACAAATGTCACAGTACCTCACAAGCAAGCAGTTGTGGCATTGATCGACGAGATCAGCCACGCAGCGCGGGTAATCGGCGCAGTGAATACGGTGATTGTGGGGCCAGACGGATATCTGTCCGGCGATAACACAGATTGGCAAGGATTCCTTCATCCCTTGGACGGCCATGGGTTTGACCTGGCTGGCAAGCAGGTGGTGCTGTTAGGAGCTGGTGGGTCTGCCCGAGCTGTATGTTACGCGCTTGCCCGGCGAAAGGTTGCCAGTATCACTATCTGGAATCGCAAAGCAGGCCGCGCCGAGCAGTTGGCAGTCCATTGCCACAGCTTCTTCCCGGAAGTAACTGTTGCCTTCGGAACCGATCTGGCGACCCTTCCAGTCTCCGAAGCGGATATGGTGGTCAATACGACACCGGTAGGTATGTGGCCCAAGGATGGTGAAACGGCCTGGCCTTCGGATGAACCCCTGCCGGCGGAGGCTCTGTTCTACGATCTGGTATATCGGCCTCAGCGGACCCTGTTTTTGCAACAGGCCGAAAGGGCAGGTTGTGCGACTCAGGATGGACTGGACATGCTTGTTGCCCAGGGTGCCATTTCGATCGAACTATGGACGGGCCAATCGCCGCCGATGGATATCATGGCGGCTGCTGCCCTCGCAGCCTTGAAAAAATAG
- a CDS encoding prephenate dehydrogenase/arogenate dehydrogenase family protein: MILKPHDKPLDNLTVAIAGLGLMGGSLAMALRGKVGRVVGIARRRETIEEALAIGAIDSGHTTLAAGLPEADVIVLATPVSVIMQQIDEVGRLAVQGILQPGIVLTDMGSTKKVICDAMATLPSSVEPVGSHPMCGKETSGLTVAEAGLYQNRPWVITSLDRTAPGVVPVVESLAKAVGARPIHLDSQRHDRIVAAISHLPYTVSAALFAGVYEASQSDDRTLELAASGFRSSTRLAGSDARMMSDILLTNRAAVLAQLEWFQAQLTQLQTLIADGDGDALQSALATIRDRRNAFLQDCG, from the coding sequence ATGATCCTAAAACCTCACGACAAGCCTCTCGATAACCTGACTGTTGCGATCGCAGGCCTGGGCTTGATGGGTGGGTCACTGGCCATGGCATTGCGGGGAAAGGTGGGTCGTGTCGTGGGCATTGCGCGCCGAAGGGAAACGATCGAAGAGGCTCTGGCCATTGGTGCCATCGATTCCGGCCACACCACCCTGGCGGCAGGATTGCCCGAAGCCGATGTGATTGTCCTGGCAACACCGGTCAGCGTAATTATGCAGCAGATCGATGAGGTCGGCAGACTGGCGGTGCAGGGTATTCTGCAACCGGGGATAGTCCTGACCGATATGGGTAGTACCAAGAAGGTCATCTGTGACGCCATGGCCACCCTGCCTTCGTCCGTGGAGCCGGTGGGCAGCCACCCCATGTGTGGGAAAGAAACCTCAGGGTTGACTGTTGCCGAGGCTGGACTCTACCAGAATAGACCCTGGGTGATAACCTCCCTTGATCGCACGGCTCCCGGGGTCGTTCCTGTGGTGGAGTCCCTGGCCAAAGCGGTTGGTGCCCGCCCGATACATCTGGACTCGCAACGCCACGATCGAATCGTAGCAGCCATAAGCCACCTTCCCTACACCGTTTCGGCAGCTCTGTTTGCCGGTGTGTATGAAGCCAGTCAGAGCGACGATCGAACGCTTGAGCTGGCGGCCAGCGGTTTTCGTTCCAGCACCCGGTTGGCAGGCAGCGATGCACGCATGATGAGCGACATTCTGTTGACGAATCGAGCTGCCGTGTTGGCACAGCTCGAATGGTTTCAGGCACAGTTAACCCAACTGCAAACACTGATCGCCGATGGGGATGGAGATGCCCTGCAGTCTGCATTGGCGACTATTCGTGACAGACGAAATGCATTCTTGCAGGATTGTGGCTGA